Genomic segment of Streptomyces alboniger:
TCCAGGCATGACGACCGAGACCACGAAGACAGAGCGGGCCCTCGCCCCCGATCTGGCCCGAGGGCTGATGCTCCTGCTCATCGTGCTGTCCAACACGGGCTTCCACCTCTGGAAGGCGGAGCGCGGGCCCTCCGGGTGGCAGCCCGTGGACGGCGGGGCGCTCGACCACGCCGTGCAGTTCACGATGATCACCACCCTCGACATGCGGGTGTACCCGCTGTTCGCCTTCCTCTTCGGGTACGGCATGACGCAGCTCTACCTGCGTCAGACCTCCGCGGGAGCTTCGGGACGCGACGCCGCGCGGATCCTCCGCAGGCGCAGCCTCTGGCTGATCGTGATCGGGCTCGCACACTCCACGCTCCTGATGGCCGGCGACATCGTCGGCTACTACGGGCTGCTGAGCCTCGGCCTCGGCCTGCTCTTCCTGCGCCGGGGCGACCGCGCGCTCAAGTGGTGGATCGGCATCGGCGCCGCGCTGCTGCTCTTCGGGGCGCTGGAGCCCGTCGTATCGGCCTGGCTGCGGGGCGAGTTGGGGTCGCTCGGCGACGCGGGTGCCGAACCCGGCGCCGCCGCCTATGCCGCCGACGAGCCGAGCTGGCTCGACGCCGCCGGCACCCGCCTGGAGAGCGGCCTCTTCGTCACGTTCGTCGCCGCGCCGCTCTCCCTCGTCGGCGGCGGCTTCACCGTGTTCCTGCTCGGCTTCTGGGCCGCGCGCCGCCGGATCCTCGAAGCACCCGGCCACCACCTCCCCCTCCTGCGCCGCACGGCGGTGCTCGGCATCGCGGTCGGCTGGCTCGGAGCCCTTCCGGCGGCCCTCGCCCACATCGGCGTACTCGACGTACCGGACGACGCGCAGAGCGAGACGGGAGCGCTGAGCCTGCTGCGCGACGTCACCGGGAACGCCGCCGGCCTCGGCTACGTCGCCGCCCTCGCCCTCTTCGCCCACTGGTGGACCCGGCGCCCGACGAGGCGCGGCGCACGGGCGGTCACCGCGGTCTCCGCCGTCGGCAAGCGCTCCCTGTCCTGCTACCTCACGCACTCGCTCCTCTTCGCCCCGCTCCTCGCCGCCTGGGGCCTCGGCCTGGGCGCACACCTGACCAGCGCGACGATGGCGCTGGTCGCCACCGGGGTGTGGCTGGTGACGGTGGCCGGGGCCTACGCCCTGGAGCGGGCGGGGCGGCGAGGCCCGGTGGAGGCGGTGCTGCGGCGCCTGGTCTACCGGGCGTGAGGACGGTCAGGTCGCTCGCGTCAGCCGGTTCGCGAGCGTCGACATCGTGTACGCACCGAGGCCGAGGACGACTTCGAGGGCGTTGCGCTCGGTGTAGCCGTGGGAGAGGAACGCCTTCACGTCCTCGTCGGGGACGCCGCCCGCCGTGGCCAGCACTGTCAGGGTGAACTGGCGTACGGCTTCGAGCCGTTCGTCCGGCAGCTCCCGCTGCTCGCGCAGGGCGGTGATCAGCTCCGTCCCCGCACCCAGCTTGCGCAGCTTGCCGGTGTGCATGGTGACGCAGATGTGGCAGTCGTTGCGCGTCGCGAGCGTCATGATGACGACCTCGCGGGCCACGGGCTCCAGCGTCGTACGGTCGAAGGCCGCGCTCATCTCCAGGAAGCCGTTGAGGAGTTCCGGCGACTCGGCGAGGCGCGCCACCGCGTTCGGGAGCTGGCCGAAGGCCTGGGTCACCCGCTCCATGGCGGGGCGGGACTCGGCCGGCGCGGTGTCCACGGTGTGCTCGACGAACATGGTGTTCCCCCTACTATCGACAACATGGTTGACGACATGAAGGTAAACCAGGTTGTCGATGAGCGCAAGGGACATGCGGGAGGAGAAGAGGAGGGCGCAGGCAGGGGATACGAACTTCCCTTCCTCCTCCTCGCCGGCTTCCGCTCCCTCATCGACCGCCTGCACTCAGAACTCGCCCACCAGGGCCACCCCGACATGCGCCCCGCCCACGGCTTCGCCATGCAGGCCATCGGGGCCCGGGGCGCGACCGCCAGCGAGATCGGCCGCCGCCTCGGCGTCTCCAAGCAGGCCGCGGGCAAGACCGTCGACCGCCTCGTCGCCCTCGGCTACGCGGCCCGCGCCGACGACCCGGCCGACGCCCGCCGCAAGCTGGTCCGCCTGACCCCGCACGGCGTCGACGCGCTGCGCCGCTCGGCGGTCGTCTTCGACGAGCTGCGGGCGGAGTGGGCGGCGACCCTCGGCGCGGACCGGCTCGGCGAGCTGGAATCCGGCCTGCGCGCGGTCGTGCCGCCGGAGGCGTTCCGCCTTGACGCGGCGGGGTGGCTGGGCGGTTCGTGACCGGACGTGACCTTGCCTCCGTGCGTATCGTTGTACTGCGCGGCTGCCCACCCAAAGAGGCAGCCGGGGAGGAGCGCCACGATGACTCTTGTGGACGACAGGATCAAGATGGCCGACAACAACACCGCGCGCCTGGACGAGATGTTCGAGGCGCTTGAGCGGGGGCCCTTCCTCGAGGGATACAAGATCGACATCATCGATGGGGCCGTCCACATGACGCCGCAGCGGGCCAACCACTGGGACATCATCGCGGGTGTCTACGACCAGTTGAGGACCAAATACCCGCGTCAGCGCACACTGTCCGACGTCCGCATCGACTACCCCGGTGAGCTGAATGCCTTCTGTAGTGACGTGGCCCTGGTCGCCGAGGGTGCCGAACGCACGGAGCGGGGCGGTTTCCTGTGCGGCGACGTCGAGTTCGTCGCCGAAGTGATCTCCCGGAGCACGGGCCCGAACGACTACGGCCCCAAGAAGTCCGGATACGCCACCGCCGGCGTCGCCGTTTACCTGATCGTCGATCCCTACAAGGGCAAATGCCACGCCTACACTCAGCCCGAGGGCGATGACTACCACGTCCGGACGACCGTCGACTTCGGCGAAAAGGTCGACTTGACCCACACCCCCCTCGGCCTCGTCCTCGACACCTCCGACTTCTGCCGCGACTGACCCGAGCCCTCTAAACCCAGCCCCTCAACCCCCTTGGCCAGGACCTCATGAAGTACACGCAGCTGGGACGGACAGGGCTCAAGGTCAGCCGGCTCGCGCTCGGCACCATGAACTTCGGGCCGCTCACCAACGAACCCGACAGCCACTCGCTCATGGACACCGCGCTCGACGCGGGCGTCAACTACTTCGACACCGCCAACGTGTACGGCCAGAGCGCGGGCAAGGGCCGCACCGAGGAGATCATCGGAACCTGGTTCGCCCAGGGCGGCGAGCGGCGCGACAAGGTCGTGCTCGCCACCAAGGTGTACGGGAACATGACCGCCGACGGCGAGCCCGTCTGGCCCAACCACGACCGGCTCTCCGCGCTCAACATCCGCCGCGCCGTCGAGGGGTCGCTCAAGCGGCTCCAGACCGACTACATCGACATCTACCAGTTCCACCACATCGACCGGCACACGCCGGTCGAGGAGATCTGGCAGGCCGTCGACGTCCTGGTCCAGCAGGGCAAGATCCTCTACGCCGGGTCCTCCAACTTCCCCGGCTACAAGATCGCCCAGGCCAACGAGACCGCGGCGCGCCGCGGCGGCTACGGCCTCGTCAGCGAGCAGTGCCTGTACAACCTCGCCGTGCGCGACGCCGAGATGGAGGTCATCCCGGCCTCCCAGGAGTACGGCGTCGGCGTCATCCCCTGGTCGCCGCTGCACGGCGGCCTGCTGGGCGGCGCGCTGAAGAAGGCGGAGGGCGCGCGCCGCAGCGGCGGGCGGGCCGCGGCCGAGCTGGCCAAGCCGGAGGTGCGCGCGCGGGTCCAGGCGTACGAGGACCTGCTTGACAAGCACGGCCTTGCGCCCGGCGAGGTCGCCCTGGCCTGGCTGCTGACGCGCCCCGGCGTCACCGCGCCGATCCTCGGCCCGCGCACCGCCGAGCAGCTCGACTCCGCGCTGCGCGCCGTCGAGCTGGAGCTGTCCCGGGAGGTTCTCGACGCGCTGGACGAGATCTTCCCCGGTCCGGGCCCCTCACCGGAGTCCTTCGCCTGGTAGCCCCTCGGGGTGAGCGGGGCGGCCGCGGCAGGCCCTAACCGCCGAGCGCGGCCGCCACCGCCACCACGACGAACATCATCACGAGCACACCGGCCATGATCCGGTTTCTGGTCTTCGGGTCCACACCGTCGAGGTTAACCGGCCGCCCCCGGAAGCCGGGCGCCGCCTCCCAGTGGCCAGCGCCCGATCGTCTCGTACCGGGGCCGCTCGCCCGGCACCCCGCTCCTCGGCAGCTCACTGCGTACGAGCGTCAGCTCCTGAACCGTCCAGGGCGCGCCCTCGAAGGGGGCGAGGGCTTCGGCGTACGGGCGGAGGTCCGTCTCTCCCCCGCCGCGCGCCAGCGTGAGATGCGGGCGGTAGGGCCGGTGCTCCTCCCTCGGGAGGCCCGCCTTGCGCGCCGCCGCGTCCGCCCGCGCCGCCAGCAGCCGCAGCGCCGCCGCGTCACCCGTGGCCCCCGCCCACAGCACCCGGTCCCCGAAGTGCCCGCCTCCGCGCAGGGCGAGCGCGAAGGGCGGCGTGCGGTGCGCCGCCCGCTCCAGGCGGGCGGTGAGGTCAGGCACGGTCTCCTCGGGCACCTCGGCCATGAAGGCCAGCGTGAAGTGCCAGCTGTCGCGGGGCGCCCAGCGCAGGGCCTCGGCGCCAGGGAGCTTCCGCAAACCGGCCGCGGCGGCGGCCAGTTCGGAGGTCACGGCGTCCGGAGGGAGAACCGCGGCGAAGAGTCTCATGGGGAGAGTCTCCCCGCGGCTCGGAGAGCTGTCGCGGGCCCTCGGCACGCCCGCCGCCCGGCCGGGCCACCCCGCACGCCCGCCGCCAGGCCGGGCTACGCCGCGGTCGTCAGCTCCCGCTCCCTCGGCACGAAGCGCAGGTGCTGCCTGCCGCGGCGCAGGTCCACCTTCAGCCGAAGGTTCGCCGCGCGCGCCAGCATCAGGCCCACCCCGACCGCGGCGAGCGCGCAGACCAGGCCGCCGACGGCCATGCTGAGCCGCACGCCGTAGGCGTCGGCGAGCCAGCCGAAGAGGGGTCCGCCGAGCGGCGTGCCGCCCACGAAGACCATCATGAACAGTGACATGACGCGGCCCCGCATCTCGGGGTCGGTCGCCATCTGCACCGAGGAGTTGGCGGTGACGTTCACCGTCAGGCCGAGGATGCCGATGGGCACGATCAGCGCGACGAACATCCACAGCTCGGGGGCGAGGGCCGCCACGATCTGGAGCACGCCGAAGGCGATCGCCGCCCCGGCGAGCAGCCGCAGCCGCGAGGTGCCGCGGCGGGCCGCGAGGAGCGCGCCGGCCAGCGAGCCGAGCGCCATCAGCGTGTTGAACAGTCCGTACATCCCGACGCCGCCGTGGAAGACGTCGTCCGCGAAGGCGCTCATCCAGATCGGGAAGTTGAAGCCGAAGGTGCCGATGAAGCCGACAAGGACGATCGGCCAGATCAGCTCGGGGTGCCGGGAGACGTAGTTCAGGCCCTCCCGCAGCTGCCCCTTGCCGCGCGGCTTGCGCGGGGTGGGGTGCAGCTCGTCGGGGCGCATCAGCAGCAGGCCGGTGAGCGGTGCGAGGAAGGACAGGCCGTTGGCGAGGAACGCCCAGCCGGGTCCGACGGCCGCGGTCAGGCCACTCGCCACGGCGGGGCCGATGAGGCGGGCGGACTGGAAGTTCGCCGAGTTGAGCGAGACGGCGTTGCGGACCTGGTCGGGGCCGACCATCTCGGAGACGAAGGACTGCCGCGTCGGGTTGTCGACGACGGTGACGAGACCGGTGAAGAAGGCCGCCACGTAGACGTGCCAGACCTGGACGTGCCCGCTGAGGGTGAGCGCGGCGAGGAAGAGGCCGCTGACGCTCATCGCGCCCTGAGTGCAGAAGAGCAGGTTCCGCTTGGCGAAGCGGTCGGCGATCACGCCGCCGTAGAGGCCGAAGAGCAGCATCGGCAGGAACTGCATGGCCGTGGTGACACCGACGGCCGCGGAGGAGCCGGTGAGGCTCAGCACCAGCCAGTCCTGGGTGATGCGGGCCATCCAGGTGCCGGTGTTCGAGACGACCGCGCCGGTCGCGAAGAGCCGGTAGTTGCGGATCTTCAGCGAGCTGAACATCGAGGACTTGCGGGGTTCAGGCTTGTCGAGGGTGGTTGGTGCGGGGGCGGAGTCTGCTCCGGATCCCGTACTCAAAGTGCGTTCGCCTCCTTTTGCGTACGAAGGGTGTGTGAGGTGGTGCGGGACCGGCGGCTCGGTGCCGGCGGTCCCCGGTGGCTTCGGCGGCTCAGAGGTGGGCGAGCTTCTCCAGGACGGGGGCGGCGGCGCGCAGGCGCGCCCACTCGTCCTCGTCGAGGTGCTCGACCAGCCCGGCCAGCCAGGCGTTCCGCTTGCGGCGGCTCTCTT
This window contains:
- a CDS encoding DUF418 domain-containing protein, which encodes MTTETTKTERALAPDLARGLMLLLIVLSNTGFHLWKAERGPSGWQPVDGGALDHAVQFTMITTLDMRVYPLFAFLFGYGMTQLYLRQTSAGASGRDAARILRRRSLWLIVIGLAHSTLLMAGDIVGYYGLLSLGLGLLFLRRGDRALKWWIGIGAALLLFGALEPVVSAWLRGELGSLGDAGAEPGAAAYAADEPSWLDAAGTRLESGLFVTFVAAPLSLVGGGFTVFLLGFWAARRRILEAPGHHLPLLRRTAVLGIAVGWLGALPAALAHIGVLDVPDDAQSETGALSLLRDVTGNAAGLGYVAALALFAHWWTRRPTRRGARAVTAVSAVGKRSLSCYLTHSLLFAPLLAAWGLGLGAHLTSATMALVATGVWLVTVAGAYALERAGRRGPVEAVLRRLVYRA
- a CDS encoding carboxymuconolactone decarboxylase family protein yields the protein MFVEHTVDTAPAESRPAMERVTQAFGQLPNAVARLAESPELLNGFLEMSAAFDRTTLEPVAREVVIMTLATRNDCHICVTMHTGKLRKLGAGTELITALREQRELPDERLEAVRQFTLTVLATAGGVPDEDVKAFLSHGYTERNALEVVLGLGAYTMSTLANRLTRAT
- a CDS encoding MarR family winged helix-turn-helix transcriptional regulator, with amino-acid sequence MVDDMKVNQVVDERKGHAGGEEEGAGRGYELPFLLLAGFRSLIDRLHSELAHQGHPDMRPAHGFAMQAIGARGATASEIGRRLGVSKQAAGKTVDRLVALGYAARADDPADARRKLVRLTPHGVDALRRSAVVFDELRAEWAATLGADRLGELESGLRAVVPPEAFRLDAAGWLGGS
- a CDS encoding Uma2 family endonuclease, with product MTLVDDRIKMADNNTARLDEMFEALERGPFLEGYKIDIIDGAVHMTPQRANHWDIIAGVYDQLRTKYPRQRTLSDVRIDYPGELNAFCSDVALVAEGAERTERGGFLCGDVEFVAEVISRSTGPNDYGPKKSGYATAGVAVYLIVDPYKGKCHAYTQPEGDDYHVRTTVDFGEKVDLTHTPLGLVLDTSDFCRD
- a CDS encoding aldo/keto reductase, producing the protein MKYTQLGRTGLKVSRLALGTMNFGPLTNEPDSHSLMDTALDAGVNYFDTANVYGQSAGKGRTEEIIGTWFAQGGERRDKVVLATKVYGNMTADGEPVWPNHDRLSALNIRRAVEGSLKRLQTDYIDIYQFHHIDRHTPVEEIWQAVDVLVQQGKILYAGSSNFPGYKIAQANETAARRGGYGLVSEQCLYNLAVRDAEMEVIPASQEYGVGVIPWSPLHGGLLGGALKKAEGARRSGGRAAAELAKPEVRARVQAYEDLLDKHGLAPGEVALAWLLTRPGVTAPILGPRTAEQLDSALRAVELELSREVLDALDEIFPGPGPSPESFAW
- the thpR gene encoding RNA 2',3'-cyclic phosphodiesterase, which codes for MRLFAAVLPPDAVTSELAAAAAGLRKLPGAEALRWAPRDSWHFTLAFMAEVPEETVPDLTARLERAAHRTPPFALALRGGGHFGDRVLWAGATGDAAALRLLAARADAAARKAGLPREEHRPYRPHLTLARGGGETDLRPYAEALAPFEGAPWTVQELTLVRSELPRSGVPGERPRYETIGRWPLGGGARLPGAAG
- a CDS encoding MFS transporter yields the protein MSTGSGADSAPAPTTLDKPEPRKSSMFSSLKIRNYRLFATGAVVSNTGTWMARITQDWLVLSLTGSSAAVGVTTAMQFLPMLLFGLYGGVIADRFAKRNLLFCTQGAMSVSGLFLAALTLSGHVQVWHVYVAAFFTGLVTVVDNPTRQSFVSEMVGPDQVRNAVSLNSANFQSARLIGPAVASGLTAAVGPGWAFLANGLSFLAPLTGLLLMRPDELHPTPRKPRGKGQLREGLNYVSRHPELIWPIVLVGFIGTFGFNFPIWMSAFADDVFHGGVGMYGLFNTLMALGSLAGALLAARRGTSRLRLLAGAAIAFGVLQIVAALAPELWMFVALIVPIGILGLTVNVTANSSVQMATDPEMRGRVMSLFMMVFVGGTPLGGPLFGWLADAYGVRLSMAVGGLVCALAAVGVGLMLARAANLRLKVDLRRGRQHLRFVPRERELTTAA